The Jannaschia sp. M317 DNA segment GTCCGTGGGGCAGGCGGTGACGCAGGGCGCGTCGTGGCAGAAATAGCACCGGTCGGCGGCCACGGTCGCCTCGTGCCGGTCCAGCGCCGGGTGCAGGTCATCGAAGTTGCGCGCGATGTCCTCGGCCCCAAGCCGCCCCGCCCGTATCCCGTCCAGCCGCATCGCATCGGTCATGGTGATCTCCGTCCATCTGTTCGGGCTCAGCTTGCCACGATCCAAAATTTTATCAACTGGTAAAATTTCGGCAGTTTGTGAACGACCCCTTCGGACCGTCAGAGGGTCATGCGGAAAAATTGCAGATGCGGGATCAGCTCTGGCAAAATCCGGGCGACCGCGCTGCCGTAGGCGGGGGCGTCTTCGACTCCCACCGCGCGATACAGGCGGATCATCGGCGCGTTGCCCCGGAAGGTGTCGGCCACCAGATTGCGCAACCCGAGGTCGCGCGCCACGGCGATGCGCGCTTCGATCAGGGCGCGCGCCAGGCCGGTGCCCCGTGCCTTTGGGCGCACGAACAGGTGCTTCGTCTCGGCGGTGTCATCTGAGGCGCGGCGGTGCCCAAAACCTCTGCGTTCGGGCCGTGCGCCAGGACAAAGGCCCCGCGCGGCGCCAACCTGTCGCGCAGATGGGCGAAGACGGCGTCGATATGAATGGCCGGGTCGAAGTCTGGCGTGCCAGGATCCACGACCCTGTCCCGACCCCATTTGACATGCGCTGTCAGCAGCGCCCGTGCCGCAGCGGTTTGATACAGGGCCAGCCGCAGGTCCACGGCAGCGGTGGTGCGATGCCCAGGCTTGTGTCCGCTGGGGGGCGTTTCAGGTGACAGCTCCTCACCCTCCGGTGTTCTGAGGATTTGCCGCGTATTGTGAGCGCATCCGGGCGGCCCGGCCTGATCAGGGATTTAAGCCATCCTGAAAGCCGGGCTGTCATGCCTTTCGACTGGAACCACGGGCGTTTGACGCGACCGCGCGCAGTGGCGTTTCTGCCAACGCCGCCCGGTCCCGGATCGTCACCCACGCCGCCGTGGCGCAACAGGTGGGCACTCTGGCGGGCGGGTTCGAGATGATCGCCGGGGGGGCTGGACGCCCTGCGCGCGCGAGGTGCGGCGCGGCATCCGTGTCCCGACCACGGCCATCGCGGCCCCCAAACTGCCGGGGGTCACGACCGATCCACAACGACTGCCGTGGTTGGAACACGAGGGCATGGCCAGCAAGCTGACGATGATGCGCGATTGTGGACTGAACGTAGACAGCCTGACCTATGTCCTGATCGGCAGTCCGACCCTGTCGTTGCAAGCCGTGCGCAACGGTCTGGACGTGACGATTTTCAGCGCGGAGTTCATCAGCGACGACCTGGCCACGGGACGCCAGGTGCAGGTGCCGCTGCCCAAGACGCTGCATGCGCGCTATCTTGCCGTTACGCCGCGCGGGCCAAGGCACCGGCTGGTCGGGCCCTTCGTGGCCTGGGTCCGGTCCCTGTTCGAGGGGCGGGTGCCTAGCGCAGATGATCCATGACCAGAACGCGCGTCGTCTGGGGCAGGGTTTCGCGCGTGATCTCTGCCCTGGGGCCAAAGGCGAAATCGACGTCGGCGGCGTTCCAATGGCTCAGGAAGGCACCGATCCACTGCATCCCGGTGATCCGGCAATCCAGCGTGCGGAAGTGCATCGGGATGACCAATCGGGGCCGGACCCGGTGGATCATGTGCATCAGGTCGGGCAGCGCGATGGTCGGCGCATCGCCCGCCAGCGCCAGCAGGATGTCCGTGTCCTCGAAAAAGGCGATCTGGTCTTCGTCCAGCGCGTTGCCCACGTCACCCATGTGGGCGATGCGCAGGCCGTCCAACTCGAACCGGTACATGGCGTTCTGATTGGCCACGCCGCGGGGATGATGTTCCCATTCCTCGGCGGCGATGGCATCGACATGCAGGCCCGCCACATCGCCGCTGCCGCGGCCCTCGCCGGCGAAGTCCATGACGTTTGCAATGGCCGGTGTGCCAGGGATCAGGTCGCTGCGGCAATGGCCGTCGTCGTCGTCCGACGAGGTCAGGACGATATCTGCCGTTTCGCGAAAGGGGGCAAAGCCCAGCAAGTCAGGCGTATAGGGGTCGGTGATGACCGACCGCGCAGTCCCTTCCAGCCGGAATGCGGCCTGTCCGTACCAGGTGATTTGCATGGGCGTCCCTCCTGCGGGGCAGGGAACGCCAGTCGGGCGGCGCTGTCCAGCGGGATTGACGGCGTCGGGGTGGCCCGCCAGTCTGATCCGCCAAGGAGGACGCCATGCCCAAAGCTTACTGGATCGCCCACGCCACGGTCACCGACCCGGACCCCTATGCCATCTACGCCAAGGGCGCGACCGAGGTGTTCGCGCAATACGGCGGAACTGTCCTGGCGCGCGGGGGCCGTGTCGAAGGATTGGAAGGTATCGCCCGCGCCCGCAATGTCGTCGTGGAATTCGAGAGCATGGAGGCGGCGTTGGCGGCGTATAATTCGCCCGAATATCAGGCTGCGCGGCAACACCGCCTGGACGCGGGCGAGTTGGAAATCATCCTGCTGGAAGGCGTCTGACGCCTACCGCGCCAGCGTGGCCCGCGCCCGGATCATGTCGGCTTGGGTCGTGATCTTGTAATTCTCTTCGCTGCCCTGAACGAAGCGCACCTCCAACCCCGCTTCGCGTGCGACGGCCACGTCGTCGGCCCCGCTGCCGTCGTGTGTCGCATGGGCGGCGCGGATCGCGTCAAAGCGGAAGCCTTGCGGTGTTTGCGCACGCCACAGGCCGTCGCGCGGCACGCTGTCGCGGGCGATGTCGCCGTTGCTGGACCACAGGGCGTCGATGACGGGTAGGGCGGCGCAGGCACCGGGCACCCGGTCCAGCATGGCGATCACCCCGGCGATGACAGACAGCGGCACGAAGGGGCGGGCCGCATCGTGGATCAGAACGCGGTCGGGGGCCTGCGCGGCCAGCGCGTCCAACCCTGCGGCGACGGATGCGGCGCGGGTGTCACCGCCCGCGACCGGCGGGCCGACGCGCGGGTCGCGCAGGCCGTCCATTGCCCCGGCGTACAAGTCGCCGTCGTCAGGATGGATCACAACCCGCAGGGCCGTGACCCCCGGCTGCGTCAGAAATACCTCGCAGGACCGACGCAACGCGCAGGCCCCCGACAGAGGCAGGTATTGCTTGGGCACCGTACCCCCCATGCGCCGCCCGCGTCCGGCTGCGACGATCAGGGCGGCGACGGTCGGGGTGGCGGCGGACATGGCGGATCTCCGGGTCGGGGGGGCGTCCCCCTCCCTGCGACAGCGGACGCGCGCCGTCCAGCCACCTTGATCGGTCCGGCTCTGCCGCGTAGACGACGGTGCATGTCCAATCCCACCGAACCCGCCATTCTCCGACTGGCCCGCGAAACCGGCGACAGCATTCAGGCAGAGCCTCTGGATCTGGGCCCCCGCGTGCGCGATCTGCGCAAGGCGCGCGGCTGGACGCTGGAACAGGCGGCACAACAGGCGGGGCTCGCCCGGTCCACCCTGTCGAAAATCGAGAACGGGCAGATGTCGCCAACCTTCGAGGCGTTGAAGAAGCTGGCAGTCGGTCTGGAAATCAGCGTGCCACAGCTGTTCACCCCGCCCAAGCGCGACCAGATCATGGGCCGTCGCGCCATCACCCGGCGCGGCGAAGGTCAGTCGCAGATGACGACCACCTATGAGCATGAGCTGCTGGCAGGCGACATGACGAGCAAGCGGATGCTGCCGTACCGCGCCCGCGTCCATGCCCGGTCCTTCGACGAATTCGACGGATGGGTCCGCCACGACGGAGAAGAGTTCCTGCTGGTCCTGACCGGCACGATCCGCCTGTTCACCGAATTTTACGAGCCGATCGACATGGCCCGAGGCGACAGCGCCTATTACGACGCCGCCATGGGCCACAACGTCGTCAGCACCTCGTCAGAGGATGCGACGATCCTTTGGGTCACCAGCCTGCCCTAATACGTTAGCCCGGGCTTACCCTCCCGGCAGCAGCCGCGCGCCCCGCAGCGGGACAAGATCCAGCGATTGGACCTGCACGGCAGGATAGGCCGCCTGCACGGCGTGGAACGCATGATGGCGGGCGCGTGCCTCGGCGCGGTGGACCGGCATTGTCATGGCCAGTTGCGTCAGGCAGCGTTTGTATTCTGCCTGATACAGATAGAACTGGTTCGGGGTCAGCGCGGCGGCGCGATCCTGTCCGTGAAACACCAACCTGATGCGGTCCTGCCCGCCGCGGAGCGTGTCGGGACCATCCATCCAGACACGGGCCGGGGCATAGCCGTCCTGCGGATCGTGGGCCTGTGCGGCCAGGGGCAGGGCCAAAGCGGCCAGCAGGACCAGCCCGCGCATCATCCGGTCCGCCCCATCGGCCGGTCGGCCAGATCATCATCGCCAAACCGGCTGTCATCGGCCAGCGCGTCTTCGCCTTCGGGGATATAGGCGTCAGATCCGCTGATCGCGGCGTCGTCGTGCTGAGGCGCGGCAAAGGCATCGGCCGGCATCGGGCCGGACAGGAAACGGTCCAGGGTCTGGCGGGCATCCGGCAGGGTCTGGCCCCCGCGCTCGGCGATGCGCCGCGCCAGGGCATCGAACTGCCCGTCGGCGTCAGACAGATCCCCTTCGGTCAGCCCGTCAAAGCGGGTCAGCAGGGCGTCGCGGAATGGGGTCCAGTCGGTTTCGAAATCGGCGCGGCTCATGGCGGTCTCCTCAGTGCGGTTGCCGACCTTACGCACGAGGGGCGGGCAGGGTTCCGCCCCGCCTCAGGCGAACATCTCTGCCAGATCCACAGTCGAGCGGTCGCCGATGGCCTCAAAGTCCCGATCCAGAAAGGCCCCGGCGGCCCGGGATCCGGCCTCGAACAGCTGATGCATCACGGCGGCGTTCGGCACTGTCTTGGTCGCCACGGACAGTTGCCGCATCAGGGCATCGTCGGCAATCATATGGACCAACACATCCTTCATCGCGCCTTTCGGAATGGTGCCGGACCGGACCAGCCGCTGCACGAATTCGATGGCGCGCATTTCCCGCAACAAGGAGGTGTTGAAGCTGATCTCATTGATCCGGTTCTGAATATCTCGCGCCGTCACCGGCAACTCGCCCCGTTCCAGCGGGTTGATGTTCACGATCAGAATGTCGCGCGGCAACGACCGGTCGAACAGCGGGAACAGCGCCGGATTCCCGGTGTAGCCGCCGTCCCAGTAATGCTCTCCGTCGATTTCCACGGCCGGAAAGACGGTGGGCAGGCAAGCCGAGGCCAGGATTGCGTCGGGCGTGATGGCGTCGCGGGTGAACAGCTTGATCTTGCCGGTGCGCACATTCGTCGCGCCGACGTGGAACTGTGGGCCCAGGTCGGAACAGACGTTCTCGAACGACAGGCCCGCCACGATCCGGCGTAGGGCGTCGCCGCTAAGATCCGGCTTGGCATAGGGAGAGATCGCCCGGCTCAGCGTGTCCATCATCTGATAGCCCGGCGACATCTCGATGGCGTGGCTGACGGCCAGGGGGGACAGCGCCGCGAACCAGGGCGTCAGACGGTCATCGGTGATGGCGCCGACCTGGGTCCAGACCTGCTCCAGGGTTTCGCGCGCCAGGCTGCGGGACCCGCGCGCCAGCCCGCATTTCACCGCCGCGCCATTCAGCGCACCCGCCGATGTGCCGCTGATACCCGCGATTTCCAGCCGTTCGTCGGCCAGGATCCGGTCCAGAACGCCCCAGGTAAACGCCCCGTGCGCGCCGCCGCCCTGCAGGGCCAGGTTGATGCGCTTGGGCTCAGCCATTGTGCCACTTCTCCAACAGGTCGGTGACCGCGATGCCGTCGATGGTCATCCCTTCCATCGATCCGTCGGCGATGGCGAGCCCGGTCAGATTGACGTGGTCGATCGTGGCCCCCGCCAGGTTGACGTTGTGAAACCGCGCGCCCGACAGGTTCACGTTCTCGAATGTCATGCCTTCAGCGTTCACATCGTCCAACGCGGCCCCCATCAGGTGGCTGTCGGAAATGCGCGCATCCTTCAGGCTGACGCGAGTAAAGGTGGCGCCGATCAGAAACCGGTCTTCGATGGCCAGGGGGGTATCGCTCACAACGCGGTCCAGCCGCCATCGACGCTGATTGTCGTGCCGGTGATCTGAGCCGCGTGGTCGGAACACAGGAACAGCGCCGTGCCGCCCAACTGATCGGTGGTGGCGAATTCCTTCGACGGCTGACGCGTCAGCAGGACCTCGCGGATCGCGGTTTCCCGGTCCATGCCGTATTTCTTCATGGTGTCGGGGATTTGCGCCTCGACCAGCGGGGTCATCACGTATCCGGGGCAGATGGCGTTGGCGGTGATCGGCTCTTCTGCGGTTTCCAGCGCGACCACCTTTGTCATGCCGACCACGCCGTGTTTGGCGGCGACATAGGCGGACTTGTAGGGGCTGGCCGTCAGCCCGTGCGCAGAGGCGATGTTGATGACCCGACCCCAGCCCGCCTTGCGCATCATCGGCAGGGCGACAGCCGTGGTGTGAAAGGCCGACGACATGTTGATTGCAATGATCGCATCCCACTTGGCGGCCGGGAATTCATCGATGGCCGCGACATGCTGAATGCCCGCGTTGTTCACCAGGATGTCGCAGACCCCGGCCTTTTCGACCAGCATCCGCGCCTGGTCCCCATCGCTCAGGTCGGCCTGGATATAGCGCACGTCGGTGCCGTATTCGCGGGCCATGTCGGCGGCCAGCGCATGGTCGTCGTCGTTGTCGGTGTAGGAGTTCAGCACGACGTTCAGCCCGGCGGCGGCAAAGCTGTGCGCCACCCCCAGCCCGATGCCGGAGTTGGAGCCGGTGATGATCGCGGTCTTGCCGGAAAGGGACATTGGGCAGGCCTCCTGAGAGTGGGACGGGGGATCGGTTTTCGGCGATGAACATAGATGCTGCGGGTGCGAAGGAAAGCGCGTTTCCGGTCGCTCCGTCTTCGTGCACCGCGTGCGAAAGCGGCAATCCGCCAAAAAAAACGCCCGCACAAGGCGGGCGCTAAGTCATTGAGGCAGGTTTCATACAGGCAAGAAACCTATCGAGCAGTGACCCTTTTATAGACGTTTACGTCACGGCTGCAAAGCAATTTCTTTGCGATTGGACTCTCTCGCCCATACAGTTCTCCCAAATCTTACAGGCTTTTGAGGGATTGTCTCACACATGACACTGAATCGTTTCGCCGCGCCGGCGCTCTCCGCCCTGCTTCGCCGGACGGCGCTTGCGCTGGTTGTGATCACAGCGCCGGTCGCGGCGGCGGCTGATGGCCATGGTATCGCGCTCTATGGCGATCCGGCCTTGCCCGCCGATTACCAGCATCTGTCACAGGTCAATCCGGACGCGCCAAAGGGCGGCATCTTTTCCGACGGTCAGGTCGGCAGCTTCGATAGCTTGAATCCTCATATTTTACAGGGACGTACGCCTTGGCAGCTGCGGTTCATCGCCTACGAATCCCTGCTCGGGCGGGCCTATGACGAACCCTTCACGCTCTATGGTCTGCTCGCCGATTCGGTGACGACCAACGACGCTCAGACCGAGGTGACCTTTACCGTGCACCCGGACGCCAGGTTTTCTGACGGGACGCCGGTCACCGCCGAGGACGTGATCTGGTCGTTCAACATCCTGGGGCAGGAGGGGGCGCACGGTCGTTATCGCACCGCGTTTTCCAAGGTCACCTCGCTGGAACAGGTGGGTGAGCGGGGCGTGCGCTTTACCATCGACGCGCCGGATCGCGAATTGTTGATGATTCTCGGCCTGCGTCCGGTGATGAAAAAGGCGCAGTGGGCCGAAGACGAATCGGCCTTCTTCCGGTCGGGCCTGGAAACGATTCCCGTCACCTCTGCGCCCTATGTGATCACAGACGTTGATGCGGGCCGCTACGTAGAGCTGTCGCGCGACGCAGACTACTGGGGGGCCGACATCCCGTTCCGCGTGGGTACGAACAACGTCGACGTGATCCGCATGGAATTCTTCGGCGACGCCACCGCCCATTTCGAGGCCTTCAAGGCAGGCGAATTGTCCACCATGCGCGAGACGAACGCCGCGCGTTGGGCGCGGGACTACGATTTTCCGGCGGCGCAATCCGGCGAGGTCGTCCTGTCGGAGATCCCCCATCAGCGCCCCACCGGCATGACCGGCCTGGTGATGAACACCCGCCGCGCGCCTTTTGATGACTGGCGCGTGCGCGAGGCGCTGATTCAGGCATTCAACTTCGAATACCTCAACGGCATCATCAACGGCGGTGCGCAGCCGCGCATCACCTCCTACTTCGCGAATTCGCCCCTGGGGATGCAACCTGGTGCCGCCGACGGTCGGGTGGCCGAACTGCTGGCCCCCTTCGCTGACGATCTGCTGCCCGGCGCGGTCGAGGGCTACGCCTTTCCCGAAACCGATGGCAGCGCGCGCAACCGCGCGGGCATCCGCGCCGCCACGGATCTGCTGGCCGAGGCCGGCTATACCGTCGACGACGGCGTCCTGACCGGTCCCGACGGGCCGATGCAGATCGACTTCCTGTTGGAGCAGGGCTCCTCCGAGGTGCAAAGCATCGTCGACGTCTACGTCGAGGCGCTCAAGCGGCTGGGGATCGAGGCCAGCGTGTCGGTCGTCGATGACGCCCAGCACAAGGAACGGGTGAACAGCTACGATTTCGATATGGTTTACTACCGCTGGGGCCTGTCGCTCAGCCCCGGCAACGAACAGCTGGCCTATTGGGGGCCGGACGGGGTCGAAACGCCGGGCAGCCGCAACCTGATGGGGGCCGACAACCCGGCTATCCCGGCGATGATCGACGCCATGCTGAACGCGGAAAGCCAGGGCGACTACGTTGCCGCCATCCGCGCCCTGGACCGGGTGCTGACCTCGGGCCGCTACGTGGTTCCGGTCTGGCACAACCCGATCAGCTGGATCGCCCATGACGCCCGGCTGACCTTTGCCGCCGACCGCCTGCCGATCTACGGCGACTGGATCGGGTTCCAGCCCGATGTCTGGTGGTTCACCGAGTAATCGTCCCGGACCTGCCTCACGTCCAGTGCGGCAGGTCCCCGCCCGGCAGCGCGGCGCGCGCGGCCAGGAACGTGTCGTGGCGCAGGTCCTGCGCCTCGCAGACGCCCTGGACCCAATCGTCCTGCATCATCACGAAATCCAGCACCGCCGCCAGGAAGGCCGGATCCCCCGCCGCCGCGCGGATCTGGTCGCGGTCCGCGCCCGTGGCGGACTGAAACGTGTCCAGCAACTCGTTTGACGCGATCCAGCCCAATGCGCCCAGCGCAATGACCTCTGCATTTTCGACTTTCATATGGTATACACCCCTGCGGCCCCTCGTCGGAGAAACCTTTTGTTAACCTTCGATGACCATAACCATTCTCACTGGATTCTTAATCGTCCAGTAAGACCTGTGAAATTTTGAGAAAGGCCAGTCAGCCATGACCGGGCGCATCCTAATCGTCGATGACGTCGCCACGAATCGTATCGTGATGAAGGTCAAGCTGACAGCCGCCCGGTACGAGGTGACC contains these protein-coding regions:
- a CDS encoding extracellular solute-binding protein, translated to MTLNRFAAPALSALLRRTALALVVITAPVAAAADGHGIALYGDPALPADYQHLSQVNPDAPKGGIFSDGQVGSFDSLNPHILQGRTPWQLRFIAYESLLGRAYDEPFTLYGLLADSVTTNDAQTEVTFTVHPDARFSDGTPVTAEDVIWSFNILGQEGAHGRYRTAFSKVTSLEQVGERGVRFTIDAPDRELLMILGLRPVMKKAQWAEDESAFFRSGLETIPVTSAPYVITDVDAGRYVELSRDADYWGADIPFRVGTNNVDVIRMEFFGDATAHFEAFKAGELSTMRETNAARWARDYDFPAAQSGEVVLSEIPHQRPTGMTGLVMNTRRAPFDDWRVREALIQAFNFEYLNGIINGGAQPRITSYFANSPLGMQPGAADGRVAELLAPFADDLLPGAVEGYAFPETDGSARNRAGIRAATDLLAEAGYTVDDGVLTGPDGPMQIDFLLEQGSSEVQSIVDVYVEALKRLGIEASVSVVDDAQHKERVNSYDFDMVYYRWGLSLSPGNEQLAYWGPDGVETPGSRNLMGADNPAIPAMIDAMLNAESQGDYVAAIRALDRVLTSGRYVVPVWHNPISWIAHDARLTFAADRLPIYGDWIGFQPDVWWFTE
- a CDS encoding 3-hydroxybutyrate dehydrogenase; the encoded protein is MSLSGKTAIITGSNSGIGLGVAHSFAAAGLNVVLNSYTDNDDDHALAADMAREYGTDVRYIQADLSDGDQARMLVEKAGVCDILVNNAGIQHVAAIDEFPAAKWDAIIAINMSSAFHTTAVALPMMRKAGWGRVINIASAHGLTASPYKSAYVAAKHGVVGMTKVVALETAEEPITANAICPGYVMTPLVEAQIPDTMKKYGMDRETAIREVLLTRQPSKEFATTDQLGGTALFLCSDHAAQITGTTISVDGGWTAL
- a CDS encoding LysR substrate-binding domain-containing protein, translated to MRRGIRVPTTAIAAPKLPGVTTDPQRLPWLEHEGMASKLTMMRDCGLNVDSLTYVLIGSPTLSLQAVRNGLDVTIFSAEFISDDLATGRQVQVPLPKTLHARYLAVTPRGPRHRLVGPFVAWVRSLFEGRVPSADDP
- a CDS encoding patatin-like phospholipase family protein, producing the protein MAEPKRINLALQGGGAHGAFTWGVLDRILADERLEIAGISGTSAGALNGAAVKCGLARGSRSLARETLEQVWTQVGAITDDRLTPWFAALSPLAVSHAIEMSPGYQMMDTLSRAISPYAKPDLSGDALRRIVAGLSFENVCSDLGPQFHVGATNVRTGKIKLFTRDAITPDAILASACLPTVFPAVEIDGEHYWDGGYTGNPALFPLFDRSLPRDILIVNINPLERGELPVTARDIQNRINEISFNTSLLREMRAIEFVQRLVRSGTIPKGAMKDVLVHMIADDALMRQLSVATKTVPNAAVMHQLFEAGSRAAGAFLDRDFEAIGDRSTVDLAEMFA
- a CDS encoding MBL fold metallo-hydrolase; translation: MQITWYGQAAFRLEGTARSVITDPYTPDLLGFAPFRETADIVLTSSDDDDGHCRSDLIPGTPAIANVMDFAGEGRGSGDVAGLHVDAIAAEEWEHHPRGVANQNAMYRFELDGLRIAHMGDVGNALDEDQIAFFEDTDILLALAGDAPTIALPDLMHMIHRVRPRLVIPMHFRTLDCRITGMQWIGAFLSHWNAADVDFAFGPRAEITRETLPQTTRVLVMDHLR
- a CDS encoding pentapeptide repeat-containing protein translates to MSDTPLAIEDRFLIGATFTRVSLKDARISDSHLMGAALDDVNAEGMTFENVNLSGARFHNVNLAGATIDHVNLTGLAIADGSMEGMTIDGIAVTDLLEKWHNG
- a CDS encoding DUF3572 domain-containing protein, which produces MKVENAEVIALGALGWIASNELLDTFQSATGADRDQIRAAAGDPAFLAAVLDFVMMQDDWVQGVCEAQDLRHDTFLAARAALPGGDLPHWT
- the ispD gene encoding 2-C-methyl-D-erythritol 4-phosphate cytidylyltransferase: MSAATPTVAALIVAAGRGRRMGGTVPKQYLPLSGACALRRSCEVFLTQPGVTALRVVIHPDDGDLYAGAMDGLRDPRVGPPVAGGDTRAASVAAGLDALAAQAPDRVLIHDAARPFVPLSVIAGVIAMLDRVPGACAALPVIDALWSSNGDIARDSVPRDGLWRAQTPQGFRFDAIRAAHATHDGSGADDVAVAREAGLEVRFVQGSEENYKITTQADMIRARATLAR
- a CDS encoding DUF1330 domain-containing protein codes for the protein MPKAYWIAHATVTDPDPYAIYAKGATEVFAQYGGTVLARGGRVEGLEGIARARNVVVEFESMEAALAAYNSPEYQAARQHRLDAGELEIILLEGV
- a CDS encoding GNAT family N-acetyltransferase, which codes for MRPKARGTGLARALIEARIAVARDLGLRNLVADTFRGNAPMIRLYRAVGVEDAPAYGSAVARILPELIPHLQFFRMTL
- a CDS encoding helix-turn-helix domain-containing protein, which encodes MSNPTEPAILRLARETGDSIQAEPLDLGPRVRDLRKARGWTLEQAAQQAGLARSTLSKIENGQMSPTFEALKKLAVGLEISVPQLFTPPKRDQIMGRRAITRRGEGQSQMTTTYEHELLAGDMTSKRMLPYRARVHARSFDEFDGWVRHDGEEFLLVLTGTIRLFTEFYEPIDMARGDSAYYDAAMGHNVVSTSSEDATILWVTSLP